A genome region from Actinomycetota bacterium includes the following:
- a CDS encoding GGDEF domain-containing protein has translation MGRRSSTWPWHQSRFDESHALTSNEYKAFRRKTAHDEAPCIAGSVAVIIALFAVLNSRIGTDASIDKNFPTLMMAVVMTIAALIYRTRRVPASIVPWTAAALAVLLVWALLVQENNNFSSTGLAYSLFVVATYAPITLDFVIAVTAAIPMFIGCVLVSMSLHSLATSDWIFTSLAAFFISLVLLWARIRGVDDLARALAQQAALATRDPLTKLFNRHGLEDRTEQLLALAARQGTPVAAMFIDINRLKLFNDTNGHEAGDALITAIAQAIRAVVRAEDLACRWGGDEFVVIGLGTASDPDTMQNRISDQLNKQHLGTAIWTARVTVGCAAIDPRFQPFDELIRNADADMYRRKSKVL, from the coding sequence ATGGGGCGTCGGAGCAGCACGTGGCCCTGGCACCAGTCCCGGTTTGATGAGTCGCACGCGCTCACGTCGAACGAGTACAAGGCCTTTCGACGAAAGACGGCCCACGATGAAGCACCCTGTATCGCAGGGTCTGTAGCTGTCATCATCGCGCTCTTCGCTGTACTGAACTCAAGGATTGGCACTGACGCCAGCATCGACAAGAACTTCCCGACGTTGATGATGGCTGTGGTGATGACGATCGCCGCTTTGATCTACCGCACGCGCCGGGTGCCAGCCTCGATCGTGCCCTGGACTGCAGCAGCCTTGGCGGTGCTGTTGGTTTGGGCTTTGTTGGTCCAGGAAAACAACAACTTCTCATCCACGGGACTGGCGTACTCGCTTTTCGTGGTGGCGACCTACGCGCCAATCACCCTCGATTTCGTCATCGCCGTCACCGCGGCGATCCCGATGTTTATCGGATGCGTCCTCGTGTCAATGAGTCTGCACTCTCTTGCCACAAGTGATTGGATCTTCACTTCCCTGGCCGCCTTCTTCATCAGCTTGGTGCTGTTGTGGGCGCGCATCCGCGGCGTTGACGACCTCGCCCGCGCTCTGGCTCAGCAGGCAGCACTTGCCACTCGAGATCCGCTCACCAAACTGTTCAACCGGCACGGACTGGAAGACCGAACCGAGCAGCTGCTCGCCCTGGCTGCCCGCCAAGGAACCCCGGTTGCAGCGATGTTCATCGACATTAACCGGCTAAAACTGTTCAACGACACCAACGGGCACGAGGCCGGCGACGCGCTCATCACGGCAATAGCCCAAGCTATCCGCGCCGTCGTACGCGCGGAGGACCTCGCGTGTCGCTGGGGAGGAGATGAGTTCGTGGTCATCGGCCTGGGCACAGCATCCGACCCCGATACCATGCAAAACCGCATCAGTGACCAACTCAACAAACAACACCTAGGCACTGCCATTTGGACAGCACGCGTCACTGTCGGCTGCGCCGCCATCGACCCAAGATTCCAACCTTTTGACGAACTCATCCGCAATGCCGACGCAGACATGTACCGGCGCAAGAGCAAAGTCCTTTGA